One window of the Marinilabiliales bacterium genome contains the following:
- the ettA gene encoding energy-dependent translational throttle protein EttA, which yields MSDDKKVIFSMVGVSKTWPPHKKVLNNIYLSFFYGAKIGIIGLNGSGKSTLLKIIAGSEKPTEGEVVFSPGYRVGMLEQEPVLDLSKTVRENVMDGVSGVAGLLAEYEELNMRFAEPMDDDQMNKLIERQGELTEKIDNLGGWELDNKLERAMDALRCPDGDSPVTNLSGGEARRVALCRLLLEEPEILLLDEPTNHLDAESVQWLEQHLKQYNGTVIAITHDRYFLDNVAGWILELDRGEGIPWKGNYSSWLEQKSKRLAMEEKSASKRQKTLERELEWVRMAPKARQAKSKARLSAYDKLLNEDVRQKEERLEIFIPNGPRLGDKVIEARNVAKAYGDKLLFEELSFMLPPAGIVGVIGPNGAGKTTLFRMITGSEKPDKGEFAIGDTAKVAYVDQAHAAIDPEKTVFQVISDNSELVQLGGRSMNARAYVARFNFTGADQEKKCGVLSGGERNRLHLALTLKENANVLLLDEPTNDIDVNTLRALEEGLESFAGCAVIISHDRWFLDRVATHILAFEGESRVYWFEGSYSGYEENRRKRLGDGGPKRIRYRKLTS from the coding sequence ATGAGTGACGATAAGAAGGTAATATTCTCAATGGTCGGGGTAAGCAAGACCTGGCCGCCCCACAAGAAGGTTTTGAACAACATCTATCTCTCCTTTTTCTATGGGGCGAAGATCGGGATAATCGGCCTCAATGGATCGGGCAAGTCAACCCTGCTTAAAATAATTGCCGGCAGTGAGAAGCCAACAGAGGGTGAAGTGGTGTTTTCACCGGGATACAGGGTGGGCATGCTGGAACAGGAACCGGTGCTTGACCTCTCAAAGACAGTCCGCGAAAATGTGATGGATGGTGTGAGCGGTGTGGCAGGTTTGCTGGCAGAGTATGAAGAACTCAATATGCGGTTTGCAGAGCCTATGGATGATGATCAGATGAACAAGCTGATAGAGCGCCAGGGTGAGCTTACCGAGAAGATCGATAACCTTGGAGGATGGGAGCTTGACAATAAGCTTGAGCGGGCAATGGATGCACTCAGGTGCCCGGATGGTGACAGTCCCGTCACAAACCTCTCAGGCGGAGAAGCCCGCAGGGTGGCTTTATGCAGGCTGTTGCTCGAGGAACCGGAGATACTGCTGCTCGATGAGCCCACCAACCACCTCGATGCCGAGTCCGTCCAGTGGCTTGAGCAGCACCTGAAGCAGTACAATGGTACTGTCATTGCCATTACCCACGACAGGTACTTCCTCGACAATGTTGCGGGCTGGATACTAGAGCTGGACAGGGGTGAGGGCATCCCATGGAAGGGGAACTACTCCTCATGGCTGGAGCAGAAGTCAAAGCGGCTTGCCATGGAGGAGAAATCGGCCAGCAAGAGGCAGAAAACACTTGAGAGGGAGCTGGAGTGGGTACGGATGGCCCCCAAAGCGCGTCAAGCCAAATCAAAAGCGAGGCTGTCGGCATATGACAAACTTTTGAACGAGGATGTCAGGCAGAAGGAGGAACGGCTGGAAATATTCATTCCCAATGGCCCCAGGCTTGGTGATAAGGTGATCGAGGCCAGGAATGTTGCAAAGGCATATGGTGACAAGCTGCTGTTCGAAGAGTTAAGCTTCATGCTGCCGCCTGCCGGGATAGTCGGTGTAATCGGCCCGAATGGAGCAGGAAAGACCACCCTCTTCAGGATGATAACGGGTTCGGAGAAACCTGATAAAGGTGAGTTTGCCATTGGTGATACTGCAAAAGTTGCTTATGTTGACCAGGCTCATGCGGCGATTGATCCGGAAAAGACCGTATTCCAGGTTATTTCGGACAACAGCGAGCTGGTTCAACTGGGAGGACGTTCAATGAATGCCAGGGCATACGTAGCGCGGTTCAATTTTACCGGAGCCGACCAGGAGAAGAAATGCGGGGTGCTATCGGGCGGTGAACGCAACAGGCTGCATTTAGCGCTTACCCTTAAAGAGAATGCCAACGTCCTTCTTCTTGACGAGCCCACCAACGATATAGATGTTAATACCTTAAGGGCGCTCGAAGAGGGTCTTGAAAGCTTCGCCGGTTGCGCGGTCATCATTTCCCACGACCGGTGGTTTCTCGACAGGGTGGCAACCCATATACTGGCATTCGAGGGTGAATCAAGGGTGTACTGGTTTGAGGGAAGCTATTCCGGGTATGAGGAAAACCGGCGTAAAAGGCTGGGAGATGGGGGGCCAAAACGTATACGTTACAGGAAACTGACATCATAA
- a CDS encoding histidine--tRNA ligase, whose protein sequence is MSQKPSVPKGTRDFLPDEMAGRNHIFDTIRNVFDLYGYVPIETPAMENLSSLLGKYGEEGDKLLFRILNSGDFMGKLPMEERGSGDSGRLANMICDRGLRYDLTVPFARFVVQHRNELTFPFKRYQIQPVWRADRPQKGRYREFFQCDVDVIGSDSLLNEAELAKIIDDVFVRLNINVVIKLNNRKILAGIAGMTGQEDKLTAMTVAIDKLDKIGIDAVCSEMTEKGISPEAIEKLKPVISMTGSNSRKLEELASLFEEDGPGREGTREMKEVLDMLALLEIKNRVEFDVALARGLNYYTGTIFEVKSADVEIGSICGGGRYDDLTGVFGLEGLSGVGISFGADRIYDVLVQTGGFPTAVSASTRLMFVNFGQKEAEACLPLLEKLRKSGISAELYPDSVKLKKQMQYANNRNIPFVALIGEEEALKKTVTVKNMKTGSQETVPRDQIAKYL, encoded by the coding sequence ATGTCGCAAAAACCTTCGGTGCCAAAGGGAACCCGTGATTTCCTGCCAGATGAGATGGCAGGGAGAAACCATATTTTCGATACCATCAGGAACGTATTTGATCTTTATGGCTATGTGCCAATAGAGACACCGGCCATGGAGAACCTCTCCTCACTGCTTGGCAAATACGGGGAGGAGGGTGACAAACTGCTGTTCAGAATTCTCAATTCAGGCGATTTCATGGGCAAGCTGCCGATGGAGGAGAGAGGCTCAGGCGACAGCGGCCGGCTTGCAAATATGATCTGCGACCGTGGCCTCCGTTACGACCTTACTGTACCCTTTGCCCGGTTCGTGGTACAGCACCGCAATGAACTGACCTTCCCCTTCAAACGGTACCAGATACAACCGGTTTGGCGTGCCGACCGGCCACAGAAAGGCCGTTACCGTGAATTTTTCCAGTGCGATGTTGATGTGATAGGCAGCGATTCCCTGCTGAATGAGGCAGAGCTTGCAAAAATTATCGATGATGTGTTTGTCAGGCTGAACATAAATGTTGTGATAAAGCTGAACAACAGGAAGATACTTGCTGGCATTGCCGGCATGACCGGTCAGGAGGACAAACTGACCGCCATGACCGTTGCAATAGACAAGCTTGATAAGATTGGAATTGACGCGGTATGCAGTGAAATGACGGAAAAAGGTATATCTCCTGAAGCGATAGAAAAACTGAAGCCTGTGATAAGCATGACCGGCAGCAACAGCCGGAAGCTGGAGGAGCTGGCCTCACTTTTTGAGGAGGACGGGCCTGGCCGTGAAGGCACCCGTGAGATGAAGGAGGTGCTTGACATGCTCGCACTGCTTGAAATTAAGAACAGGGTTGAGTTTGATGTGGCCCTGGCGCGGGGACTGAATTACTATACCGGCACCATATTCGAGGTTAAATCGGCCGATGTGGAGATAGGAAGTATCTGCGGCGGAGGCCGTTATGACGACCTTACCGGGGTATTCGGACTTGAAGGGTTGTCGGGTGTCGGCATCTCTTTCGGGGCCGACCGCATTTACGACGTGCTGGTTCAGACCGGAGGTTTCCCGACAGCCGTATCGGCATCAACGCGCCTGATGTTTGTAAATTTCGGTCAGAAAGAGGCCGAAGCCTGCCTTCCGCTCCTGGAGAAGCTCCGCAAATCAGGAATCAGCGCCGAGCTTTATCCCGACAGCGTCAAGCTTAAAAAGCAGATGCAGTATGCCAATAACCGCAATATTCCTTTTGTTGCCCTTATCGGGGAAGAGGAAGCGCTGAAGAAAACTGTTACCGTTAAGAACATGAAGACCGGCAGCCAGGAGACCGTTCCCCGGGATCAGATTGCAAAATACCTGTGA
- a CDS encoding Na/Pi cotransporter family protein, whose protein sequence is MSSVPYIPVVQSTSKSKLIEWISVAFLVYLLLTAVGAIGDGFKIASAGRAEQLFTFASNPLIALIIGIVATSLIQSSSTVTSIIVGMVAGGMPISIAIPMAMGANIGTSLTSTIVSLGHIRDGEEFKRAFSAATVHDSFNLLAVAILLPVELLFSPLEKASAAVSSLFITGTSSQLASFNPVGAMLAPASDALGKSVSWLPGIWSGVILIVIGIVLILFVVKTIARVLQKVMVGRAKEIMHRTVGRGPLSGMSAGGIITVLVQSSSTTTALIVPMAGSGLFSLKQVYPFTLGGNVGTTITALLAAVAITGPLAVLALQIALVHLFFNLFAIGLIYSIPILRNIPVCMAEYLAKMAQRNKLYVVAYIAGVFFLGPLTILGIFRLF, encoded by the coding sequence ATGTCATCAGTTCCCTATATCCCTGTTGTTCAAAGCACTTCCAAATCCAAATTGATTGAGTGGATTTCGGTTGCATTCCTGGTTTACCTGCTGCTCACCGCTGTAGGTGCAATCGGCGACGGGTTCAAGATTGCATCGGCAGGCAGGGCCGAGCAGCTTTTCACATTTGCTTCCAACCCCCTTATCGCACTTATAATTGGAATTGTAGCAACATCCCTCATCCAGAGTTCAAGTACAGTAACCTCAATAATTGTCGGAATGGTGGCCGGCGGCATGCCTATCAGCATTGCCATCCCCATGGCCATGGGAGCGAACATTGGCACATCACTTACCAGCACCATTGTCAGCCTGGGCCATATACGAGACGGAGAAGAGTTTAAGAGGGCCTTCTCGGCCGCGACAGTTCATGACAGCTTTAACCTGCTGGCAGTTGCTATATTGCTGCCGGTAGAGCTGCTGTTCAGTCCTCTCGAAAAAGCATCGGCTGCAGTATCATCCCTGTTCATAACCGGTACTTCAAGTCAGCTGGCAAGCTTTAACCCTGTCGGCGCTATGCTTGCCCCGGCATCTGATGCATTGGGTAAATCTGTCTCATGGTTGCCGGGCATCTGGTCCGGTGTCATATTGATAGTTATCGGTATCGTATTGATTCTTTTTGTTGTAAAAACCATCGCCAGGGTTCTGCAAAAGGTAATGGTTGGGCGCGCCAAAGAGATAATGCATCGTACTGTAGGGCGCGGGCCCCTTTCGGGGATGAGCGCAGGCGGTATAATAACAGTCCTTGTCCAGTCCTCCTCCACGACCACGGCGCTAATAGTGCCTATGGCAGGTAGCGGACTGTTCTCATTAAAACAGGTGTACCCGTTTACCCTGGGCGGAAATGTAGGAACCACCATAACGGCGCTTCTTGCCGCGGTGGCCATAACCGGCCCCCTTGCCGTGCTCGCCCTGCAGATAGCCCTGGTTCATCTGTTTTTCAACCTGTTTGCGATCGGCCTCATATACTCCATACCCATCCTTCGCAACATACCGGTTTGTATGGCCGAATACCTGGCTAAAATGGCACAACGCAACAAACTTTATGTGGTGGCATATATCGCCGGGGTGTTCTTCCTTGGGCCTCTCACCATACTGGGAATATTCAGGCTGTTTTAA
- a CDS encoding DUF4870 domain-containing protein produces the protein MERIDEHPQNERTWAMFCHLSAFAGYIIPFGGIIGPIITWAMKRDQYELVDDQGKEAINFNISIFIYYIISAILILALVGIPLLVALFFFRLIITVIAAVKANEGVRFRYPLCIRFIS, from the coding sequence ATGGAAAGAATCGACGAACACCCGCAGAATGAAAGGACATGGGCAATGTTCTGTCACCTGAGTGCTTTTGCCGGGTATATCATACCTTTTGGCGGCATTATCGGACCTATTATTACCTGGGCAATGAAAAGGGACCAGTATGAGCTTGTAGATGACCAGGGCAAGGAGGCAATTAATTTCAATATTTCAATTTTTATCTATTACATTATTTCGGCAATACTTATCCTGGCTCTTGTCGGTATACCGTTACTTGTGGCACTCTTCTTTTTCAGGCTTATAATAACCGTGATCGCGGCTGTCAAGGCCAACGAGGGTGTCCGTTTCAGGTATCCGTTATGCATAAGGTTCATCAGTTGA
- a CDS encoding citrate (Si)-synthase, with the protein MDPIKKKFVDKALPRVAEFRELLSEHSGKVIGEVTIGSVLTGMKGTVSLLCDTSKLDPEEGIRFRGYSIPELREKLPKKNPEGEPLPEGLFYLMLLDELPAMEDVDALSSDWASRAEVPEYVYRIIDSFPADTRPMVQFSAAILAMARDSKFMAAYLDGLGKKEHWDTTYEDVMDLIARLPRIAAYIYRRMYHDNKQIDPDPSLDWAANLAHMMGFDNYEVHRLLRLYMFLHADHEGGNVSAHATHLVGSALSNPYYAYAAGMTGLAGPLHGFANQEVIRWMFNMIEEIGPACDDKDKIRKYVLQQIEDGKVVPGYGHAVLRKTDPRFAAQLEFGQKYLPDDPWLITMTCLYELVPEVLGGISKIKNPWPNVDAGSGVLLMHYGIKQFDFYTVLFGVSRALGVLASLCWDRAYGLPIERPTSHPLDWFKKQAGI; encoded by the coding sequence ATGGATCCAATAAAGAAGAAGTTTGTTGATAAGGCCCTGCCCAGGGTTGCAGAGTTCAGGGAATTACTTAGCGAGCATTCCGGCAAGGTAATTGGCGAGGTCACCATAGGGAGCGTACTTACAGGAATGAAAGGTACAGTGAGCCTGTTGTGTGATACTTCAAAGCTTGATCCCGAGGAAGGTATCCGTTTCAGGGGTTATTCCATACCCGAGTTACGGGAAAAACTTCCCAAAAAGAACCCTGAAGGCGAGCCCCTGCCTGAAGGATTGTTCTACCTTATGTTGCTTGATGAACTGCCGGCAATGGAAGATGTTGATGCCCTCAGCAGCGATTGGGCGTCCCGTGCCGAAGTGCCGGAATACGTGTACAGGATAATTGATTCTTTCCCGGCAGATACCCGTCCGATGGTCCAGTTTTCAGCAGCAATCCTGGCAATGGCCAGGGACTCGAAGTTCATGGCCGCTTACCTTGACGGTCTTGGCAAAAAGGAACACTGGGATACAACCTACGAAGATGTGATGGACCTTATAGCCAGACTTCCCCGGATTGCAGCATATATTTACCGCAGGATGTATCATGATAACAAACAGATTGATCCTGATCCGTCGCTCGACTGGGCAGCAAACCTCGCACATATGATGGGGTTTGATAATTATGAGGTCCACCGCCTGTTGCGCCTCTATATGTTTCTACACGCAGATCATGAGGGAGGAAATGTGTCAGCCCACGCAACCCATCTGGTAGGTTCTGCTTTGAGCAATCCCTATTATGCATATGCAGCAGGCATGACCGGACTTGCAGGTCCGCTGCACGGGTTTGCAAATCAGGAGGTTATCCGGTGGATGTTCAATATGATTGAAGAGATCGGACCCGCCTGTGATGACAAGGATAAGATCAGGAAGTATGTATTGCAGCAGATAGAAGACGGAAAGGTAGTTCCGGGGTACGGACATGCTGTGCTCAGGAAGACGGATCCGAGATTTGCCGCCCAGCTTGAGTTTGGACAGAAATACCTTCCTGATGATCCCTGGCTTATAACAATGACCTGCCTGTATGAGTTGGTTCCGGAGGTATTGGGCGGCATCAGCAAGATCAAGAACCCCTGGCCAAATGTTGATGCCGGTTCAGGTGTACTTCTTATGCATTATGGAATAAAGCAGTTTGATTTTTATACGGTACTGTTCGGCGTATCACGTGCTCTTGGTGTTCTTGCTTCGCTCTGCTGGGACAGGGCATACGGATTGCCAATAGAGAGGCCAACATCGCATCCGCTCGACTGGTTTAAAAAACAGGCAGGAATATAA
- a CDS encoding response regulator, protein MNILNRLAVLLSSGLQKKYDERLVTKVVFINLLSLAGFILFLAFGIMALLRGEYFFGAATIVSSALLLSSIHYVRKTGKYINAAKFNLTLVILVLFTMFASDQTDSSVIIWFSALPVLSVIILGIRNGTAVSLTFLIVIILFFILPETMVYRPDLPAMFIIRFFGLYSAMYVVAIIFEHYRMSYLKALELKLLEARNETRLKESFISKLSHQIRTPLSNIMLVGHMVNKVNLTPEQREMMETIIASANNLVSTIENIAEITEVDIESEKRSEKTRFNLLSTLESSVRLFTVQKEPVVDFNLSVGDKLKSQELEGDPVRLKQVFLNLIETILKNKRPGKININILADIHGQISDITEIRFELRTDKPINLVQPERAYASGGSGFIDQNYGGFNTNLDLNIARKIIIQLGGKLHVLQTKDKNQVFLFTLPFRAAATMAPSGKAAVMADKEKVADTLKAGEKLRDANLLLVEDNTINQKIVVLSLNKYIKNIDVANNGKEALDKFGTSKYDVILMDVQMPVIDGFVATRKIREIEATTKSHTPIIAITANALHGDREKCLAAGMDDYISKPFQVEVLVEKIRSLLPGKS, encoded by the coding sequence ATGAACATTTTAAACAGGCTGGCAGTATTATTGAGCTCCGGATTGCAGAAAAAATACGATGAACGTCTCGTAACCAAGGTCGTATTTATCAACCTGCTCAGCCTTGCAGGCTTCATCCTTTTTCTCGCCTTCGGCATCATGGCGCTTCTGAGGGGTGAATACTTTTTTGGTGCAGCTACCATTGTATCATCAGCCCTGTTATTATCAAGCATACATTATGTAAGGAAAACCGGGAAATATATCAATGCTGCCAAGTTTAACCTGACCCTGGTCATACTGGTGCTTTTTACAATGTTTGCATCAGATCAGACCGACAGCTCGGTGATCATCTGGTTTTCAGCCCTCCCTGTCCTTTCAGTTATTATCCTGGGTATCAGGAATGGAACTGCAGTGTCGCTCACCTTTCTTATTGTAATCATCCTTTTCTTCATTCTGCCCGAGACAATGGTTTACAGGCCTGATTTACCTGCGATGTTCATCATAAGGTTTTTCGGTCTCTATTCGGCCATGTATGTTGTCGCCATCATATTTGAACACTACAGGATGAGCTATCTCAAGGCCCTGGAACTGAAACTTCTTGAAGCCAGGAATGAGACCAGGCTGAAAGAATCATTTATCAGCAAACTTTCTCATCAGATCCGTACACCATTGAGCAATATTATGCTTGTAGGCCATATGGTGAATAAGGTGAACCTCACGCCCGAACAACGGGAAATGATGGAAACCATTATTGCATCTGCAAATAACCTCGTCAGTACAATTGAGAACATTGCAGAGATTACCGAAGTCGATATAGAAAGTGAGAAAAGATCAGAAAAGACCCGTTTCAACCTTCTCTCAACCCTTGAAAGCTCAGTCAGGCTCTTCACAGTCCAGAAGGAACCAGTTGTGGATTTTAACCTTTCGGTAGGTGACAAGCTTAAATCCCAGGAACTGGAGGGAGATCCGGTCAGGCTGAAACAGGTGTTCCTTAACCTTATTGAGACAATTCTGAAGAACAAGAGACCGGGGAAAATCAACATCAATATCCTGGCCGACATCCATGGTCAGATATCCGACATTACGGAGATCAGATTTGAACTGCGTACAGACAAACCCATTAACCTGGTTCAGCCGGAAAGAGCATATGCCAGTGGTGGGTCGGGGTTTATTGACCAGAATTACGGTGGTTTTAACACCAATCTTGATCTGAATATAGCCCGGAAGATAATAATACAACTGGGAGGAAAACTTCATGTCCTGCAAACAAAGGACAAAAACCAGGTATTTCTCTTTACCCTCCCTTTCAGGGCAGCGGCAACAATGGCACCTTCAGGAAAAGCTGCCGTAATGGCTGACAAAGAGAAGGTAGCTGATACGTTGAAAGCCGGGGAAAAACTCAGGGATGCCAACCTGCTCCTTGTGGAAGACAACACCATTAATCAGAAAATTGTAGTATTAAGCCTGAACAAGTATATTAAGAATATAGATGTTGCAAACAACGGTAAGGAGGCACTGGATAAGTTTGGTACATCTAAATATGATGTTATCCTCATGGATGTGCAGATGCCGGTTATTGACGGATTTGTTGCAACAAGGAAGATACGGGAGATTGAAGCCACCACCAAATCCCATACCCCGATCATTGCCATAACTGCAAATGCTCTTCACGGCGACAGGGAAAAATGCCTGGCTGCGGGCATGGACGACTACATAAGCAAACCCTTTCAGGTAGAGGTTCTGGTAGAGAAGATAAGAAGCCTCCTTCCGGGCAAAAGCTGA